The following are encoded in a window of Bos indicus x Bos taurus breed Angus x Brahman F1 hybrid chromosome 4, Bos_hybrid_MaternalHap_v2.0, whole genome shotgun sequence genomic DNA:
- the TMEM60 gene encoding transmembrane protein 60: MRMSLAQRVLLTWLFTLLFLIMLVLKLDEKAPWNWFLIFIPVWIFDTILLVMLIVKMAGRCKSGFDPRHGSHNIKKKAWYLIAMLLKLAFCLALCAKLEQFTTMNLSYVFIPLWALLAGALIELGYNVFFVRD; the protein is encoded by the coding sequence atGAGAATGTCCTTGGCTCAGAGAGTACTACTCACCTGGCTTTTCACATTACTCTTCTTGATCATGTTGGTGTTGAAACTGGATGAGAAGGCACCTTGGAACTGGTTCCTCATATTTATTCCAGTCTGGATATTTGATACTATCCTTCTTGTCATGCTGATTGTGAAAATGGCTGGGCGATGTAAGTCTGGCTTTGACCCTCGACATGGAtcacacaatattaaaaaaaaagcctggtaCCTCATTGCAATGTTACTTAAATTAGCCTTCTGTCTTGCACTCTGTGCTAAACTGGAACAGTTTACTACCATGAATCTGTCCTATGTCTTCATTCCTTTATGGGCCTTACTGGCTGGGGCTTTGATAGAGCTTGGATATAACGTCTTTTTTGTGAGAGACTGA